A genomic region of Peptococcaceae bacterium 1198_IL3148 contains the following coding sequences:
- the atpF gene encoding F0F1 ATP synthase subunit B: protein MELQALEVARSAAEASGPLVFNATIGAQLFNFALLLIFLRLVVWKPLINVIEKRKVQIGENIIAAQKNRKEAEELQAQLRAELAKAKDEAQAIIQRASKAAEDQAAGIIESAKNEANRIKEDSLQEIKMERDKAVAELRNEVASLSILVASKVVSERITDDVQEDLVKKFIDEAGKLPC, encoded by the coding sequence GTGGAACTGCAAGCACTTGAGGTCGCTCGTTCAGCCGCGGAAGCCTCTGGCCCATTAGTATTTAACGCCACCATTGGGGCCCAGCTATTTAACTTTGCTCTATTATTAATATTCCTTCGTCTTGTTGTTTGGAAACCGTTAATTAACGTTATCGAAAAACGCAAGGTGCAAATTGGTGAAAACATTATAGCTGCACAGAAAAACCGCAAAGAGGCTGAAGAGCTTCAGGCACAACTGAGGGCTGAGCTAGCTAAAGCCAAAGATGAAGCCCAAGCAATTATCCAACGGGCTTCCAAAGCAGCTGAAGATCAAGCTGCTGGTATTATAGAATCTGCTAAAAACGAAGCAAACCGAATTAAAGAAGACTCACTGCAAGAAATCAAAATGGAACGGGATAAAGCCGTTGCCGAATTAAGAAATGAAGTGGCTAGCTTATCTATTCTAGTGGCTTCCAAAGTAGTTTCCGAAAGAATTACCGATGACGTACAAGAAGACTTAGTGAAGAAGTTTATCGACGAGGCAGGTAAGTTGCCATGTTAG
- the atpA gene encoding F0F1 ATP synthase subunit alpha: protein MSLRPEEISSIIRQQIDKYQAQVEVTDVGTVIYVGDGIARVYGLEECMASELLEFPGGTMGMALNLEEENIGVVIMGPYTHIKEGDTVKRTGRIMSVPVGDALIGRVVNPLGQPMDGKGPIASDKFRPIERIAPGVVTRKSVHQPMQTGLKAVDAMIPIGRGQRELIIGDRQTGKTALAIDTIINQKGQDMICIYVAVGQKASTIANVVRTLQAHGAMEYSIVVAAAASDPSPLLYIAPYAGCTIGEEFMEQGKDVLVVYDDLSKQATAYRELSLLLRRPPGREAFPGDVFYLHSRLLERAAKLNEDFGGGSLTALPIIETQAGDVSAYIPTNVISITDGQIFLDTDLFNSGFRPAVDVGLSVSRVGGAAQIKAMKQVAGTLRLDLAQYRELAAFAQFGSDLDKATQARLNRGAHSMEVLKQGQYKPYPVEEQVISLFSAVRGYLDDLDLKKVGDFEQGLLQYIRSSKPEILNAIKEHKELKPETEEQLKAAIEEFKKTFV from the coding sequence ATGAGTTTGCGACCTGAAGAAATTAGCTCCATTATCAGGCAGCAGATTGATAAATACCAGGCCCAAGTAGAAGTTACTGACGTGGGTACCGTTATATATGTAGGTGACGGTATTGCCCGTGTATATGGCCTGGAAGAATGTATGGCCAGTGAGCTGTTGGAATTCCCTGGTGGCACCATGGGTATGGCCCTAAACTTAGAGGAAGAAAACATCGGTGTTGTTATTATGGGACCATACACCCACATTAAAGAGGGTGACACCGTTAAGCGTACTGGTCGCATTATGTCTGTTCCTGTCGGCGATGCATTAATTGGTCGTGTTGTAAACCCATTGGGTCAACCTATGGATGGCAAAGGCCCAATTGCAAGCGATAAATTCCGTCCCATTGAGCGGATTGCTCCTGGTGTTGTTACCCGTAAGTCGGTGCACCAGCCGATGCAAACTGGTCTAAAGGCAGTGGACGCAATGATTCCCATTGGTCGGGGTCAGCGTGAGTTGATCATTGGTGACCGCCAAACCGGTAAAACCGCGTTGGCCATTGACACCATCATCAACCAAAAGGGCCAAGATATGATTTGTATCTATGTGGCGGTGGGCCAAAAGGCTTCCACAATAGCTAACGTTGTGCGCACACTGCAAGCCCATGGCGCCATGGAGTACTCCATTGTGGTTGCCGCTGCGGCTTCTGACCCTTCACCACTGTTGTACATCGCTCCCTATGCCGGATGTACCATCGGTGAAGAATTTATGGAACAAGGTAAAGATGTATTGGTGGTTTACGATGACTTGTCCAAACAGGCCACAGCTTATCGTGAATTATCACTGCTGTTACGTCGCCCACCGGGCCGTGAGGCTTTCCCCGGTGACGTATTCTACTTGCACTCTCGCCTGTTAGAGCGGGCTGCAAAATTAAACGAAGATTTCGGCGGTGGCTCCTTAACAGCGCTACCGATTATTGAAACCCAAGCAGGTGACGTATCTGCTTATATTCCAACAAACGTTATCTCCATTACCGACGGTCAGATCTTCCTGGACACCGACCTGTTTAACTCCGGTTTCCGTCCAGCGGTTGACGTAGGTCTGTCAGTATCCCGGGTTGGTGGTGCGGCACAAATTAAAGCGATGAAACAAGTTGCCGGTACATTGCGTTTGGACTTGGCTCAATATCGTGAGTTGGCAGCCTTTGCTCAGTTTGGTTCCGACTTGGATAAAGCTACCCAAGCCCGCCTAAACCGTGGTGCCCACTCAATGGAAGTGTTAAAACAAGGTCAGTACAAACCATACCCAGTAGAAGAGCAAGTTATTTCCCTCTTTAGTGCGGTGCGTGGTTACCTGGATGACCTGGACCTCAAGAAAGTTGGCGATTTTGAGCAAGGCTTGTTGCAGTACATTCGCTCCAGTAAGCCAGAAATCCTCAACGCCATTAAAGAACACAAAGAATTGAAGCCAGAAACCGAAGAGCAGTTGAAAGCTGCTATTGAGGAATTCAAAAAGACCTTTGTATAA
- the atpG gene encoding ATP synthase F1 subunit gamma, with translation MANARDIRRRIKSVKNTQQITKAMKVVAAAKLRRAQEAATSARPFTKKLSQVMGRVSSAAGGVNHPLLEVREAKKTAYIIVTADSGLCGGFNANIIRQASAELKQYDQPALVTVGRKGRDFFRRQNAEIVAEYVNLGDSISFGRAKEIANYVIDKYTAGEFDEVYLLFNEFVNVLTQRPKKVKLLPIESFDEEGAAEKAAGQEKKASVSYMFEPSAESVLGELLPKYIEVSIFEVLLESKAGELGARMTAMDSATNNAKDLIDSLTLSLNRARQAAITTEISEIVSGAAALG, from the coding sequence GTGGCTAACGCGCGCGATATTCGGCGTCGGATCAAAAGTGTAAAGAACACCCAACAGATTACCAAAGCGATGAAAGTAGTGGCAGCTGCCAAACTACGCCGCGCTCAAGAAGCAGCTACATCTGCTCGACCCTTTACTAAAAAGCTCAGTCAGGTAATGGGAAGGGTTAGTAGCGCCGCCGGTGGGGTTAATCACCCGCTGTTGGAAGTTCGTGAAGCTAAAAAGACCGCCTACATTATTGTTACTGCCGACTCAGGGCTTTGTGGTGGTTTCAATGCCAATATTATCCGCCAAGCTTCAGCCGAATTAAAGCAGTATGACCAGCCGGCATTGGTGACGGTGGGTCGTAAAGGCCGTGATTTCTTTAGACGGCAGAATGCTGAAATTGTAGCAGAGTATGTTAACCTTGGCGATAGTATTTCCTTTGGTCGTGCGAAAGAAATAGCTAATTATGTGATCGACAAGTACACCGCCGGTGAATTCGACGAAGTTTACCTCTTGTTTAACGAGTTTGTCAACGTTTTAACCCAACGGCCCAAAAAGGTTAAACTGTTACCCATCGAATCCTTTGATGAAGAGGGTGCAGCCGAAAAAGCCGCCGGGCAAGAGAAAAAGGCATCGGTTTCCTATATGTTTGAACCCAGTGCCGAAAGCGTTTTAGGCGAACTGTTACCTAAATATATTGAGGTAAGTATTTTCGAAGTGCTGTTGGAATCTAAGGCCGGTGAACTTGGTGCCCGGATGACAGCTATGGATTCCGCAACCAATAACGCTAAGGACTTAATTGACAGTCTGACACTGTCATTGAACCGAGCACGGCAGGCTGCAATCACTACAGAAATTTCCGAAATTGTTAGTGGAGCAGCGGCACTTGGTTAA
- a CDS encoding F0F1 ATP synthase subunit delta, which produces MLGGAVARRYAQALYEIAIDKGALDAAEQELKDVTALLNKEEGIEKILNHPQVTIDGKKQLITELFEGRVSETTLNFLYLIVDRHRETYLNDIVAEFTRLANEARNMVDAEVISAKELSEAHQGELAKVLSRLAGKEVSPEFRVDASIIGGLVVRIGDKVIDGSVKHKLETLKQRLMSKTS; this is translated from the coding sequence ATGTTAGGGGGCGCTGTGGCCAGAAGATATGCCCAGGCCCTTTACGAAATTGCCATTGATAAAGGTGCGCTGGATGCAGCGGAACAGGAATTAAAAGATGTCACTGCCCTTCTAAATAAAGAAGAAGGCATTGAAAAGATTCTCAACCACCCTCAAGTAACCATTGATGGCAAAAAACAACTGATAACAGAGTTGTTCGAGGGCAGAGTATCCGAAACCACATTAAACTTCTTGTATCTAATTGTCGATCGTCATCGTGAAACCTATTTAAACGACATTGTTGCAGAATTTACCCGCTTGGCCAACGAAGCTCGTAACATGGTGGATGCCGAGGTTATCTCCGCCAAAGAGTTAAGCGAAGCCCATCAAGGGGAGTTGGCTAAGGTTTTAAGCCGCCTAGCCGGTAAAGAGGTCAGCCCAGAATTTAGAGTTGACGCTTCCATAATAGGCGGATTGGTGGTACGTATAGGGGATAAAGTTATTGATGGTAGTGTTAAACATAAACTTGAAACCCTTAAGCAACGCCTCATGTCCAAAACTAGTTAG
- the atpE gene encoding F0F1 ATP synthase subunit C: protein MELSAASAIGASLAVGLAALGAGIGNGLVTGRTVEGIARQPEARGVLQTTMFIAVGLIEAMPIIAVVIAFMLIGKAA, encoded by the coding sequence ATGGAATTAAGTGCTGCATCTGCTATTGGTGCTTCTTTAGCCGTTGGTCTGGCTGCTCTAGGCGCTGGTATCGGTAACGGTCTGGTAACCGGTAGAACCGTTGAAGGTATTGCTCGTCAACCGGAGGCAAGAGGTGTACTACAAACAACAATGTTTATTGCTGTTGGTTTGATCGAGGCTATGCCTATTATTGCGGTAGTTATTGCGTTCATGCTAATTGGTAAGGCTGCTTAA
- a CDS encoding AtpZ/AtpI family protein, which translates to MDDNRNKGKGAFQALAITSTIGVELGITSTLGFYGGRYLDEMLGTTPVFLVICLLLGLGVGVMGIIKTINAFFKDNDDKGVK; encoded by the coding sequence ATGGATGATAATCGTAATAAAGGCAAAGGAGCGTTTCAAGCGCTGGCCATTACATCAACCATTGGGGTGGAGTTAGGTATCACATCAACCCTGGGTTTTTATGGTGGGCGCTATTTAGATGAAATGCTGGGTACCACCCCGGTGTTTTTAGTTATTTGCCTGCTTTTGGGTTTGGGCGTCGGCGTCATGGGTATTATCAAAACAATTAACGCATTCTTTAAAGACAATGATGACAAAGGTGTGAAATAG
- the atpB gene encoding F0F1 ATP synthase subunit A, with product MKSIDQVHHELGVFWDAIFGELFAGPTHLGTIAGYPIDVNFKTIFMTWIVMVIVALIGILATRNVSVDKPGRLQVVFESVYDFLKGLIYDNITSEKRAASMVTFIVTLFTFLLISNFLGLFPTMMSPTADINTTLGLALMVFFMTQFLGLKDKGLGHFKHLVEPYPFFLPLHIVEELAKPITLAFRLFGNIYAGEVLIAVLLGMIPLTATFLGGFIPSVIWLAFSIFIGTIQAFIFSMLTIVYTSQAVNKH from the coding sequence GTGAAAAGTATTGATCAAGTCCATCACGAACTAGGGGTGTTTTGGGATGCTATCTTTGGGGAGTTGTTTGCTGGTCCCACCCATTTGGGCACCATAGCGGGTTACCCCATTGATGTCAACTTCAAAACAATATTTATGACTTGGATAGTGATGGTGATAGTGGCGTTAATTGGTATATTGGCCACTAGAAATGTCAGTGTTGATAAGCCAGGTAGATTGCAGGTGGTATTTGAAAGTGTTTACGATTTCTTAAAGGGTTTGATTTATGACAATATCACCAGCGAGAAACGGGCTGCTTCTATGGTGACATTTATTGTTACATTATTTACGTTCTTGTTAATTTCCAACTTCTTAGGACTATTCCCAACAATGATGTCGCCCACTGCAGATATTAATACCACTTTGGGTTTGGCATTAATGGTATTTTTTATGACTCAGTTTTTGGGCCTTAAAGACAAAGGACTGGGTCACTTTAAACACCTGGTGGAGCCCTACCCGTTCTTTTTACCACTACACATTGTAGAAGAACTGGCTAAGCCAATTACGCTGGCTTTCCGTCTATTTGGTAACATCTACGCCGGTGAAGTGCTGATTGCAGTACTGTTGGGGATGATTCCGCTCACAGCAACATTCTTGGGTGGTTTTATACCATCAGTAATTTGGTTGGCATTCAGTATCTTTATTGGTACCATCCAAGCGTTCATTTTCAGTATGTTAACCATTGTTTACACATCCCAAGCTGTTAACAAGCACTAA
- a CDS encoding ATP synthase subunit I, which produces MNFLYNARTMDVQTSRTIKFTVAISIGLFVSLMIEPSPFRWGLAIGAVVGAINTFLMYNRMKHIAAMSKGTAVSFMQFGFVMRLLLIMAVLFLALNFEGLNIFGVAFGIFIAPIITMVDFNISLIKDYKAHDTLENKNQTERGENW; this is translated from the coding sequence TTGAATTTTTTATACAATGCTCGCACAATGGACGTACAAACCTCACGTACAATTAAATTTACCGTTGCTATCAGCATTGGTCTGTTTGTTAGCTTAATGATAGAACCCTCCCCCTTTAGATGGGGACTGGCCATCGGAGCTGTTGTGGGTGCCATCAATACATTTTTAATGTATAATCGCATGAAGCATATTGCCGCTATGTCTAAGGGCACTGCGGTATCCTTTATGCAATTTGGTTTTGTGATGCGTTTATTATTGATCATGGCGGTATTGTTTTTAGCCCTTAATTTTGAAGGGTTGAACATTTTTGGGGTGGCCTTTGGCATATTTATTGCCCCAATTATTACCATGGTGGATTTCAATATCAGCCTGATTAAAGATTATAAGGCCCATGATACCCTTGAAAACAAAAATCAAACCGAAAGGGGGGAGAATTGGTGA